One stretch of Streptomyces hygroscopicus DNA includes these proteins:
- a CDS encoding short-chain dehydrogenase yields MTVPEEGLSGLRVLVTGGSRGLGEATARRFAAAGATVLTASRSAPPEDLPATFIPADLATDQGAAELGRRVIDSVGGVDVLVNNAAAASDPMPTLKRSDASWRADLEMNLLSAVRLDRALVPGMVERGSGVVVHVSSIASRLPQRTEASYAAAKAALNAYSRELATEVGEHGVRVVCVLPGFVATEGAVQHLQRIADRQGVGVAEVRQQIVDHLNVPMGRPGDPEDVAEMIAFLASGRAKWLTGAQFRVDGGIIPVA; encoded by the coding sequence ATGACAGTTCCGGAAGAGGGGCTCAGCGGCCTTCGTGTGCTGGTCACCGGCGGCAGCCGCGGTCTGGGTGAGGCGACCGCCCGTCGATTCGCCGCCGCGGGCGCGACGGTGCTGACCGCCTCGCGCAGCGCGCCTCCGGAGGATCTGCCGGCCACCTTCATCCCCGCGGACCTCGCGACGGATCAAGGAGCGGCGGAGCTCGGCCGACGGGTCATCGACAGCGTGGGCGGGGTGGATGTCCTGGTCAACAACGCGGCCGCCGCGAGCGACCCGATGCCGACCCTGAAGCGGTCCGACGCGTCGTGGCGTGCGGACCTCGAGATGAACCTGCTCAGTGCCGTCCGGCTCGACCGGGCCCTGGTCCCGGGGATGGTTGAGCGGGGTTCCGGCGTCGTCGTGCACGTCTCGTCGATCGCGAGCCGTCTGCCGCAGCGCACCGAAGCGTCCTACGCGGCGGCCAAGGCGGCGCTCAACGCATACAGCCGCGAGCTGGCGACCGAAGTGGGAGAGCACGGCGTGCGGGTGGTGTGTGTCCTGCCAGGCTTTGTGGCCACCGAGGGCGCCGTCCAGCACCTTCAGCGCATCGCCGACCGGCAGGGCGTTGGCGTGGCGGAGGTGCGGCAGCAGATCGTGGATCACCTCAACGTGCCGATGGGCCGGCCCGGCGATCCCGAGGACGTGGCGGAGATGATCGCCTTCCTCGCATCCGGCCGCGCGAAGTGGCTCACGGGAGCCCAGTTCCGGGTCGACGGCGGCATCATCCCCGTGGCGTAG
- a CDS encoding 3-oxoacyl-ACP reductase, which translates to MRRVLVTGASRGIGRAVAHAFAERGDRVGVHYATGLADAEDTLRGLPGSGHCLLGGDLGDPQAAQDIVEGAVRTLGGVDVLVNNAAIAPSADNRHSVADVSYADWQRIWHRMIDVNLLGASNMTYCVARHLIDRGATGSIVNIGSRGAFRGEPDSPAYGASKAALHAFGQSMAVALAPHAIAVASVAPGFVATERQAPKMAGPTGDELRGQSPFGRVGTPEEVAAAVLYLASPEAAWSSGAVLDLNGASYLRT; encoded by the coding sequence ATGAGGCGGGTGCTGGTCACAGGAGCGTCGCGGGGCATCGGTCGTGCCGTGGCCCACGCGTTCGCCGAGCGGGGCGACCGCGTGGGGGTGCACTACGCGACCGGCCTCGCGGATGCCGAGGACACCTTGCGAGGCTTGCCCGGCTCCGGCCATTGTCTGCTCGGCGGCGATCTGGGTGATCCACAAGCGGCGCAGGACATCGTCGAGGGGGCCGTGCGGACGCTGGGCGGGGTCGATGTGCTGGTCAACAACGCCGCCATCGCCCCGTCCGCCGACAACCGCCACTCCGTGGCCGATGTGTCCTACGCGGACTGGCAGCGGATCTGGCACCGCATGATCGACGTCAATCTGCTCGGTGCGTCGAACATGACCTACTGCGTCGCCCGGCATCTCATCGACCGCGGCGCGACCGGAAGCATCGTCAACATCGGTTCCCGCGGCGCCTTCCGGGGCGAGCCCGACTCCCCCGCGTACGGCGCGAGCAAGGCCGCGCTGCACGCTTTCGGGCAGTCGATGGCCGTCGCACTGGCTCCGCACGCGATCGCGGTGGCGTCCGTGGCCCCCGGGTTCGTCGCGACCGAACGGCAGGCCCCCAAGATGGCCGGTCCCACCGGGGACGAGCTGCGGGGCCAGAGCCCGTTCGGGCGGGTCGGGACGCCCGAGGAGGTCGCCGCCGCCGTGCTCTACCTGGCCTCACCGGAGGCCGCGTGGTCCTCCGGAGCCGTGCTCGACCTCAACGGCGCGTCCTACCTGCGGACCTGA
- a CDS encoding membrane protein yields the protein MQDVLAVVTVVVAGVMVGVEFAVAVFVNPILDRLPNDGGLDARSDGARVLGRVMPFWYIGSVVLGAVWAAVTWGDAGASFITAGTLLLVLSVVMSVFLLVPINSRVATWSREGVPADWKQQVGRWDRFHYVRVGVIVLAFTLFAVALVRGV from the coding sequence TGGCAGTCGTCACGGTCGTCGTGGCCGGAGTGATGGTGGGCGTGGAGTTCGCGGTGGCGGTGTTCGTCAACCCGATCCTCGACCGGCTCCCGAACGACGGCGGACTCGACGCTCGCAGCGACGGGGCGCGCGTCCTGGGCAGGGTCATGCCGTTCTGGTACATCGGCTCGGTCGTCCTCGGCGCGGTGTGGGCCGCGGTGACGTGGGGTGACGCGGGCGCCTCGTTCATCACCGCGGGCACGCTCCTGCTCGTGCTGAGCGTGGTGATGTCGGTCTTCCTGCTCGTGCCGATCAATTCGCGCGTCGCGACCTGGTCGCGCGAGGGCGTGCCCGCGGACTGGAAGCAGCAGGTGGGACGGTGGGACCGGTTTCACTACGTTCGCGTGGGCGTCATCGTGCTCGCCTTCACGCTGTTCGCCGTCGCCCTCGTCCGGGGCGTATGA
- a CDS encoding aldolase: MRGDAFPRLGAWVKLPAPESVELLALAGFDFVVIDAEHGAIDTRTISTMIGLARGCGLSPFVRVAGTAPRDVQVPLDAGAAGLFVPQVDDASRARDAVRATRFPPLGRRGASTSGRAGRWGLEALGDYLRSGNDEVRLVVQAESAGALSAIVEIGEISGVDAVFIGPTDLAVSGQFGEGDGRPADLVAAAERRCADHRITLGTTASGNAPELLDRRGYDFLVLGADTTMLRQGAHALVRGARTAAPGAGR, from the coding sequence GTGAGGGGCGATGCGTTCCCCCGGCTCGGAGCCTGGGTCAAGCTCCCCGCACCGGAAAGCGTCGAGCTGCTCGCACTCGCCGGGTTCGACTTCGTCGTGATCGACGCCGAGCACGGCGCGATCGACACCCGCACGATATCGACCATGATCGGGCTGGCCCGTGGCTGCGGGCTCTCGCCCTTCGTCCGGGTCGCCGGTACCGCGCCACGCGATGTCCAGGTCCCGCTCGACGCGGGTGCGGCCGGTCTGTTCGTCCCGCAGGTCGACGACGCCTCCCGGGCGCGGGACGCCGTACGAGCGACACGGTTCCCTCCGCTCGGACGACGCGGGGCCAGCACCTCCGGACGGGCCGGCCGGTGGGGGCTCGAGGCCCTCGGTGACTATCTGCGGTCCGGCAATGACGAGGTCCGCCTCGTGGTCCAGGCCGAGAGCGCCGGAGCCCTCTCGGCGATCGTCGAGATCGGTGAGATCTCCGGCGTCGACGCGGTCTTCATCGGCCCGACCGATCTCGCGGTCTCCGGCCAGTTCGGGGAGGGTGACGGCAGGCCGGCAGACCTCGTCGCGGCGGCCGAACGGCGCTGTGCCGACCACCGCATCACCCTGGGGACCACGGCCTCGGGCAACGCGCCGGAACTGCTGGATCGTCGTGGGTACGACTTCCTCGTCCTGGGGGCCGACACCACGATGCTGCGCCAGGGCGCACACGCGTTGGTGCGCGGTGCGCGTACCGCCGCGCCGGGAGCCGGCCGATGA
- a CDS encoding PucR family transcriptional regulator — translation MTETGGRRPGRAWIARLGPRGEVDLDRAASPRAVVEDAVARVGADPVRWAIELNSVVVRRIVGEVPALGGSPAAVELLRRGNEATTLRALFTLVDGPAAAPPTDEAILEGIHEFVHRAVPLERVLHGVRVGHAATTEAFLRACAGLVDAEVAVDEVTAISRELFSYVDDLSDTMIRAYLVEHEVWSTSAAAARADIVRSLLSGDATTTDVGEASRVLGYDLRRTHEAVVVWSDAPNGSSTLQAAATEALRARGATTTLVVPVASGRLWAWGTVPSDGTVPSDGTVPSEGTRRTGSWETIAEALSRQRTQAAFGTPGGGVEGFRRSHREAQRGERVERLRREAGRVPRHATAYADVAAIALLATDLDAAGDFVRRELGGLATRGASMEALRTTLYHYIGAERSLVDVARRLHVARGTVTYRVKRAQEVLGHGLDDRRFALHTALALAEELGDAVLLPRDVTER, via the coding sequence GTGACCGAGACCGGTGGGCGGCGGCCGGGACGGGCCTGGATCGCGCGGCTGGGGCCGCGGGGTGAGGTCGACCTGGACCGAGCGGCAAGCCCGCGCGCGGTCGTCGAGGACGCCGTCGCGCGCGTCGGCGCGGACCCCGTGCGCTGGGCGATCGAGCTGAATTCCGTGGTGGTGCGGCGGATCGTCGGCGAGGTGCCGGCCCTCGGCGGCAGCCCGGCCGCGGTCGAGCTGCTCCGCCGAGGCAATGAAGCGACCACCCTGCGGGCGCTGTTCACTCTGGTGGACGGCCCGGCAGCGGCCCCGCCCACCGATGAGGCGATCCTTGAGGGCATCCACGAGTTCGTTCACCGTGCCGTACCGCTCGAGCGGGTGTTGCACGGCGTCCGGGTCGGGCATGCGGCGACGACCGAGGCGTTCCTGCGGGCCTGTGCCGGGCTGGTCGACGCGGAGGTGGCGGTCGATGAGGTCACGGCGATCTCCCGCGAGCTGTTCTCCTACGTCGATGACCTCTCCGACACCATGATCCGCGCCTACCTCGTGGAACACGAGGTGTGGAGCACCAGCGCGGCCGCGGCACGGGCCGACATCGTGCGTTCCCTGCTGAGTGGTGATGCCACGACGACGGACGTCGGCGAGGCGTCGCGTGTACTCGGCTATGACCTGCGGCGGACCCACGAGGCGGTGGTGGTGTGGTCGGACGCGCCGAACGGCAGCTCCACACTGCAAGCGGCGGCCACCGAGGCGCTCCGGGCCCGGGGCGCCACCACGACGCTGGTCGTACCCGTGGCCTCGGGGCGGTTGTGGGCGTGGGGCACGGTGCCTTCGGACGGCACGGTGCCTTCGGACGGCACGGTGCCTTCGGAAGGCACACGCCGGACCGGTTCGTGGGAGACCATCGCCGAGGCTCTGTCCCGGCAGCGGACGCAGGCGGCCTTCGGGACCCCGGGCGGCGGCGTCGAGGGCTTCCGTCGCTCCCACCGCGAGGCCCAGCGCGGGGAGCGGGTCGAGCGACTGCGGCGCGAGGCCGGGCGGGTGCCGAGGCATGCGACCGCCTACGCCGACGTGGCCGCCATCGCGCTGTTGGCCACCGATCTCGACGCGGCCGGTGACTTCGTACGACGTGAGCTCGGCGGGCTCGCCACCCGCGGCGCGTCGATGGAGGCGCTGCGGACCACGCTGTACCACTACATCGGCGCCGAGCGCAGCCTCGTGGATGTCGCCCGACGCCTGCACGTGGCCAGGGGGACCGTGACCTACCGCGTGAAGCGGGCCCAGGAGGTGCTGGGACACGGCCTCGACGACCGCCGCTTCGCCCTCCACACCGCCCTGGCACTCGCCGAGGAACTGGGCGACGCGGTCCTCCTGCCCCGCGACGTGACAGAGCGTTGA
- a CDS encoding TetR family transcriptional regulator: MPSSRPMRADARRNREALLATAREAFLTGEADAHVEEIARRAGVAVGTLYRHFETREALVEEVYRQEVDELCAAPAKLLDLHAPDEALRHFLLLLVEHAAVGKGMAVALESIMATDSPIFDDARTRMAQALQQLLEAGTAAGTIRGGVSGRTLLRALGGICGMHTTEGWQDEAVQITAILFDGLRFGAQNAG; this comes from the coding sequence TTGCCGTCGTCACGTCCGATGCGCGCCGATGCGCGCCGCAACCGCGAGGCGCTCCTGGCCACGGCGCGGGAGGCGTTCCTCACCGGCGAGGCCGACGCTCACGTGGAAGAGATCGCCCGGCGGGCCGGAGTGGCGGTCGGGACGCTCTACCGCCACTTCGAGACACGCGAGGCCCTCGTCGAGGAGGTCTACCGCCAGGAGGTCGACGAGCTGTGCGCCGCACCCGCGAAACTCCTTGACCTGCATGCCCCGGACGAGGCCCTGCGCCACTTCCTGCTGCTGCTCGTGGAGCACGCCGCCGTGGGCAAGGGAATGGCCGTCGCTCTGGAGAGCATCATGGCGACGGACTCACCGATCTTCGATGACGCCCGTACCCGGATGGCACAGGCTCTCCAGCAGCTACTCGAAGCGGGCACAGCGGCCGGCACCATCCGTGGCGGCGTCAGCGGACGCACACTGCTGCGCGCGCTGGGGGGCATCTGTGGAATGCACACCACGGAGGGCTGGCAGGACGAAGCCGTGCAGATCACGGCGATCCTCTTCGACGGCCTGCGGTTCGGCGCACAGAACGCGGGCTGA
- a CDS encoding TetR family transcriptional regulator, translating to MRAVEQFDALVRGEHGASLVCAQVNEHALRGLAAARTLQQRLGDLTRALATGGGPEGMMRGRLALSAVIMAAARGRELGGRQAERHAAALAVARSLIAPETES from the coding sequence ATGCGAGCCGTCGAGCAGTTCGACGCCCTGGTCCGCGGCGAGCACGGCGCCTCGCTGGTGTGCGCCCAGGTCAACGAGCACGCCCTGCGGGGCCTGGCCGCCGCGCGCACACTCCAGCAGCGGCTGGGCGACCTGACCCGCGCACTGGCCACCGGCGGAGGGCCCGAGGGTATGATGCGCGGACGGCTGGCCCTGTCCGCTGTGATCATGGCCGCGGCACGCGGACGCGAACTGGGCGGCCGGCAGGCGGAACGCCACGCAGCGGCGCTCGCGGTGGCCCGCTCACTGATCGCACCCGAGACCGAGTCCTAG
- a CDS encoding oxidoreductase: MTITLDVPRTTDTARDLRSELVERAATLRPLIAAGADRTDRERMVPAENIGALAEAGLLSLMRPARYGGLQTDYRTLLEVSREVGRACGSTAWLTSLLNASAWFVGLFPAQAQDDVWAQTPDARVAGVVTPSGTARVVEGGYRVSGRWAPASGCAHADWAVLGVTRPDAEGTSDAVGIVLAPMTELTIEDTWFVAGMRGTASNTLVGEDLFVPAHRFHSVPDAVEGRYATPFTDEALYRAPFVPTAALVLTGPQLGLAAAAVDLLLEKAPRRALTLTSYASQAEAPTIQLAAAKAASLADSAQLHAYRAAADIDEAARAGVFPDYDARARMRMDAGMAAVHAREAVRIVCSAQGASSFGESNPLQRIWRDIETGSRHAVLNPEVAAEIYGKSLFGIRGTVSVMV, from the coding sequence ATGACCATCACCCTGGACGTTCCCCGCACCACCGACACCGCACGTGACCTGCGGTCCGAGCTCGTCGAGCGCGCCGCCACCCTGCGACCGCTGATCGCCGCGGGCGCCGATCGGACCGACCGCGAGCGCATGGTTCCCGCCGAGAACATCGGCGCCCTGGCCGAGGCCGGCCTGCTCTCGCTGATGCGACCCGCCCGTTACGGCGGCCTGCAGACCGACTACCGCACCCTGCTGGAGGTCAGCCGCGAGGTCGGGCGGGCCTGTGGCTCCACCGCCTGGCTGACCTCACTGCTCAACGCCAGCGCGTGGTTCGTCGGGCTCTTCCCGGCCCAGGCCCAGGACGACGTATGGGCCCAGACCCCCGACGCCCGAGTCGCCGGTGTCGTGACCCCCTCGGGTACCGCGCGCGTGGTCGAGGGCGGGTACCGGGTGAGCGGGCGCTGGGCCCCGGCCTCCGGGTGCGCCCACGCCGACTGGGCGGTCCTCGGGGTCACCCGGCCGGACGCCGAGGGCACGTCGGACGCCGTCGGCATCGTGCTGGCGCCGATGACGGAGCTGACCATCGAGGACACCTGGTTCGTGGCGGGCATGCGTGGAACCGCGTCGAACACCCTCGTCGGCGAGGACCTCTTCGTGCCCGCACACCGCTTCCACTCCGTCCCCGACGCCGTCGAGGGCCGCTACGCCACACCCTTCACCGACGAGGCGCTCTACCGGGCACCGTTCGTGCCGACCGCCGCGCTCGTATTGACCGGGCCCCAGCTCGGGCTGGCCGCGGCCGCTGTCGATCTCCTGCTGGAGAAGGCCCCGCGGCGAGCGCTGACCCTGACGAGCTACGCCTCCCAGGCCGAGGCACCCACCATCCAACTCGCCGCCGCGAAGGCCGCGTCGCTCGCCGACTCCGCCCAACTGCACGCCTACCGCGCCGCCGCCGACATCGACGAGGCCGCGCGGGCCGGGGTGTTCCCCGATTACGATGCCCGGGCACGGATGCGGATGGACGCGGGAATGGCGGCGGTCCACGCGCGTGAGGCGGTCCGCATCGTGTGCTCGGCCCAGGGCGCTTCGAGCTTCGGCGAGTCCAACCCGCTGCAGCGCATCTGGCGCGACATCGAGACCGGGAGCCGGCACGCCGTCCTCAACCCCGAAGTGGCCGCCGAGATCTACGGGAAGTCGCTGTTCGGCATCCGGGGCACGGTGTCCGTGATGGTGTAG
- a CDS encoding AraC family transcriptional regulator — MRNIRVAEVDDLDRAVLAIGTDYPQDHLLVRHEHRRAQVLYAATGVMRVETADGSWTIPTARAVLIPPATGHQVTMTGVSTRSLYIEPTAVPWFPARCQAVDVSVLLRALILEAVEMEPRYPQHSRDAAVAALILHELKNLTPLPLDVPLPSDPRLRGLCEAFLRKPDIHDPPARWCAALSISERTLARLFQRGTGLSFSQWRQRACVLHSLQHLTAGMPVTRIATQLGYDNPAAYTAAFKKLLGQPPTAYRSPDTTGSRDRG; from the coding sequence ATGCGCAACATCCGGGTCGCGGAGGTGGACGACCTCGATCGTGCGGTGCTGGCCATCGGCACTGACTACCCCCAGGATCATTTGCTCGTCCGGCACGAGCACCGCCGCGCCCAGGTGCTGTACGCGGCCACCGGTGTGATGCGGGTCGAGACGGCGGACGGCAGTTGGACGATACCCACCGCCCGCGCCGTGCTGATCCCGCCCGCGACGGGACACCAGGTCACGATGACGGGCGTCAGCACCCGCAGCCTCTACATCGAGCCCACCGCCGTGCCGTGGTTTCCCGCCCGGTGTCAGGCCGTCGATGTCTCCGTGCTGCTGCGGGCGCTGATTCTGGAGGCCGTGGAGATGGAGCCGCGCTACCCCCAGCACAGCCGCGACGCGGCGGTGGCGGCCCTCATCCTCCACGAGCTCAAGAACCTCACCCCGCTGCCGCTCGATGTGCCGCTGCCCTCCGATCCGCGGCTGCGCGGCCTGTGCGAGGCGTTCCTGCGGAAGCCGGACATCCATGACCCGCCCGCCCGTTGGTGCGCCGCCCTCAGCATCAGCGAACGCACCCTCGCCCGCCTGTTCCAGCGCGGCACCGGCCTGAGCTTCTCGCAATGGCGGCAACGCGCCTGCGTCCTGCACTCCCTTCAGCACCTCACCGCGGGCATGCCCGTCACCCGCATCGCGACCCAGCTCGGCTACGACAACCCCGCCGCCTACACGGCCGCGTTCAAAAAACTCCTCGGCCAACCGCCGACGGCGTACCGGAGCCCCGACACCACGGGCAGCCGCGACCGGGGCTGA
- a CDS encoding MarR family transcriptional regulator: protein MDTSSAWLDDGEQDLWQALLTVVIALPAALDRQLQRDAGISNFEYGVLARLSMTDEATMRLSDLARDCNSTQPRLSKVMDRFETRDWVVRRPDPTDGRYTLATLTDAGRQKVVASAPEHVAQVRRLVFDPLSAAQRRHLSAALTRIAATVRQELDGG, encoded by the coding sequence ATGGACACTTCGTCAGCCTGGCTCGACGACGGTGAGCAAGACCTGTGGCAGGCCCTGCTCACCGTCGTCATCGCACTTCCGGCGGCCCTCGACCGTCAGCTGCAACGAGATGCGGGCATCTCCAACTTCGAGTACGGCGTTCTGGCCCGGCTGTCCATGACCGACGAGGCCACGATGCGACTCAGCGACCTGGCCCGGGACTGCAACAGCACGCAGCCTCGCCTGTCGAAGGTGATGGACCGCTTCGAAACCCGCGACTGGGTCGTCCGCCGACCCGACCCCACCGACGGCCGATACACCCTCGCCACACTGACCGACGCCGGCCGGCAGAAGGTCGTCGCGAGCGCACCGGAACATGTCGCGCAGGTGAGGCGACTCGTGTTCGATCCGCTCAGCGCCGCTCAGCGCCGCCACCTCAGCGCCGCACTCACCCGCATCGCCGCCACCGTGCGCCAAGAACTCGATGGCGGGTGA
- a CDS encoding permease yields the protein MLTSFSTLLFLGCLTGITTVLFGFGGGFITVPVVYGVLTVTASPGRDADAMHIAVATSAAVMVVNAAAAALAQWRQGRLRRVYVWPLAAFIAVGAVVGSFAATLIGGTALRLLFAAYLLVTIADSLLRKGFLSVPHQTRPEPLGRRTTTLGGIGIGLVAAGLGVGGSVMTVPLLRRRGLPMAEATAMANPLSVPVALAGTLVYALAPAASAGPGQLGYVDLTAGAALLIGSLPTIAVARRVTGRVPDRVHSVAYVVLLVIVLIVMVTMGV from the coding sequence GTGCTGACCTCGTTCTCCACTCTCCTGTTCCTCGGATGCCTGACCGGCATCACGACGGTGCTCTTCGGCTTCGGCGGCGGTTTCATCACGGTCCCCGTCGTCTACGGCGTTCTGACCGTGACGGCGTCTCCGGGAAGGGACGCGGACGCCATGCACATCGCCGTGGCGACCTCGGCGGCGGTCATGGTCGTCAATGCCGCGGCGGCGGCGCTGGCCCAGTGGCGGCAGGGCCGACTGCGCCGCGTGTACGTCTGGCCGCTGGCGGCGTTCATCGCGGTCGGCGCCGTCGTCGGATCCTTCGCGGCCACCTTGATCGGTGGCACGGCGCTGCGCCTGCTGTTCGCTGCCTACCTGCTGGTGACGATCGCCGACAGTCTGCTGAGGAAGGGCTTCCTCTCCGTGCCGCACCAGACGCGCCCGGAACCCCTGGGGCGGCGCACCACCACCCTCGGCGGCATCGGTATCGGCCTGGTGGCCGCGGGCCTGGGGGTGGGCGGCAGCGTCATGACGGTTCCGCTGCTGCGCCGCCGAGGTCTTCCCATGGCCGAGGCGACCGCCATGGCCAACCCCCTCAGCGTCCCCGTCGCCCTGGCCGGAACCCTCGTCTACGCCCTCGCCCCCGCCGCATCCGCCGGCCCGGGACAGCTTGGCTACGTCGATCTCACCGCGGGCGCCGCCCTGCTCATCGGATCACTGCCCACCATCGCCGTGGCGAGGCGCGTCACCGGCCGGGTCCCGGACCGGGTCCACTCCGTCGCCTACGTCGTCCTCCTCGTGATCGTGCTGATCGTGATGGTGACCATGGGAGTCTGA
- a CDS encoding transcriptional regulator, LysR family protein, protein MNLRQMECFLAVADELHFRRAADRLRLAPPSVSEAVASLERSLGSRLVERTSRRVQLTPFGAEFAAAIRQPIEALHQAHRTARLRSARHRDLVVAHTPELGQLILPGLVDAWPGATADDEARGRWRPVPMHTPEQLAAVADGAVDVGLCWSVPEQPGIASAVLGEFPLVAVVQSADPLASRREVALADLRTRQILITPRADNPYLESQLQADIIRAGIPRTHIEEVGRYDELAVHVATRGHVGVHPGPIAFSNHLSTVVFRPIADASDSVRICAISRAEARDGSIAPLIASLRSIVGSLDIDDKFR, encoded by the coding sequence GTGAACCTGCGTCAGATGGAGTGCTTCCTCGCTGTCGCGGACGAACTCCACTTCCGGCGCGCCGCCGACCGTCTGCGACTGGCGCCGCCCAGTGTCAGCGAGGCCGTCGCCAGTCTGGAACGCAGCCTCGGTAGCCGGCTCGTCGAGCGTACGAGCCGAAGGGTGCAACTGACCCCTTTCGGCGCCGAGTTCGCCGCCGCGATCCGGCAGCCCATCGAGGCGTTGCACCAGGCCCATCGGACCGCCCGCCTGCGCTCGGCGCGCCATCGTGACCTCGTCGTGGCCCACACCCCGGAGCTGGGACAGCTGATCCTGCCGGGACTGGTCGACGCCTGGCCCGGCGCCACCGCCGACGACGAGGCCCGGGGCCGGTGGCGTCCGGTCCCCATGCACACCCCCGAGCAACTCGCCGCCGTGGCGGACGGCGCGGTGGATGTGGGCCTGTGCTGGTCGGTTCCCGAGCAACCCGGGATCGCCAGCGCCGTGCTCGGCGAGTTCCCGCTGGTCGCCGTGGTGCAGTCGGCGGACCCGCTGGCCAGCCGCCGGGAGGTGGCGCTCGCCGACCTCCGCACCCGTCAGATCCTGATCACTCCGCGCGCCGACAACCCCTACCTGGAGAGCCAGTTGCAGGCGGACATCATCCGGGCCGGTATCCCCCGTACCCACATCGAGGAGGTGGGGCGCTACGACGAGCTTGCCGTGCATGTGGCCACGCGCGGACACGTGGGGGTCCACCCCGGGCCGATCGCGTTCTCCAATCACCTGTCCACTGTCGTGTTCCGGCCGATCGCCGACGCCTCCGACAGCGTCCGGATCTGCGCGATCAGCCGCGCCGAGGCCCGCGACGGTTCCATCGCGCCGCTCATCGCGAGCTTGCGGTCGATCGTCGGCTCGCTCGACATCGACGACAAGTTCAGGTGA
- a CDS encoding FMN-binding flavin reductase domain-containing protein — protein MINRETFVELMSGVCSPVTVVTATTADGRPHGTTVSSLASLSLDPPLVSFALDRSSRLLPHLQPGDRVGVNILGAHQRELASAFARRRGSGSKFDGVTWTLRAGLPYLPESAGWTAGRVERHVDGGDHILLVVGVEEAEPTPAAPLTYARRVFGTHTPLAVAS, from the coding sequence ATGATCAACCGAGAGACTTTCGTCGAGCTGATGAGCGGGGTGTGCTCGCCGGTCACCGTGGTGACGGCGACGACCGCCGACGGACGACCGCACGGCACCACCGTGTCGAGCCTTGCCTCGCTGTCACTCGACCCTCCGCTCGTGAGCTTCGCACTGGACCGCTCCTCGCGGCTGCTTCCCCACCTCCAGCCGGGTGACCGGGTGGGAGTGAACATCCTCGGCGCCCACCAGCGGGAACTGGCGTCGGCATTCGCCCGCCGGAGGGGATCGGGCTCGAAGTTCGACGGCGTCACCTGGACCCTCCGCGCCGGACTGCCCTACCTGCCCGAGTCCGCGGGCTGGACGGCGGGACGCGTCGAACGCCACGTGGACGGCGGTGACCACATCCTGCTCGTCGTCGGCGTCGAGGAGGCCGAGCCGACCCCTGCGGCCCCGCTGACCTACGCACGCCGGGTCTTCGGCACCCACACCCCTCTCGCTGTCGCGAGCTGA